Proteins co-encoded in one Chrysemys picta bellii isolate R12L10 chromosome 13, ASM1138683v2, whole genome shotgun sequence genomic window:
- the LOC101945245 gene encoding olfactory receptor 10C1-like, which translates to MVRKKMRKNSSVTEFVILGFSNHPDMSSIYFVLFLCIYIITVLGNILIIIIINVDPSLHTPMYFFLRNLSFLEICYTSVTLPKVLSNLLSENKAISFAGCAVQLYFFLFFGVTECCLLASMAYDRYSAICKPLQYMTIMNKRVCIQLTGGSCICGTLVAVGHTTFVFTLPFCGSNVINHFFCEIQPVLKLVCGDTYWIEIQISLGAAFVLMLPFMLILVSYICIISTILKIRSAEGRRRAFSTCSSHLIVVTLFYGTALIMYVRPKSSFSPDVNKLLSLFYSVVTPILNPIIYSLRNKEVKDALRKTGMKVFHPQK; encoded by the coding sequence ATGGTGAggaagaaaatgagaaaaaacagCTCTGTGACTGAGTTTGTCATACTGGGATTCTCTAATCACCCAGACATGAGTTccatttattttgtgttatttcTGTGCATTTACATCATCACAGTGCTGGGCAACATCctcatcattatcatcatcaatGTTGATCCgtcccttcacacccccatgtatttcttcctcaggAACTTGTCCTTCCTGGAGATCTGCTACACCTCAGTCACCCTGCCCAAGGTACTGTCCAACCTCCTGTCAGAGAATAAAGCCATCTCCTTTGCTGGTTGTGCAGTACAGCTGTATTTCTTTCTATTCTTCGGTGTTACTGAATGCTGCCTCCTTGCATCTATGGCGTATGACCGCTACAGTGCTATATGCAAACCACTGCAATACATGACCATCATGAATAAGAGGGTTTGCATCCAGCTGACAGGTGGATCATGTATCTGTGGCACCCTGGTGGCTGTGGGGCACACAACCTTCGTCTTCACTCTTCCTTTCTGTGGGTCCAATGTGATCAACCACTTCTTCTGTGAGATCCAGCCGGTGCTGAAGCTGGTGTGTGGGGACACCTACTGGATTGAGATCCAGATCTCTTTGGGTGCTGCCTTTGTCCTCATGCTGCCTTTCATGCTGATCCTGGTGTCCTACATCtgtatcatctccaccatccttaAAATTAGGTCCGCTGAAGGCAGGCGCAGAGcattctccacctgctcctcgcACCTCATTGTGGTGACGTTGTTCTACGGGACGGCCCTTATCATGTATGTGCGCCCGAAGTCCAGCTTCTCTCCAGATGTGAACAAGTTACTCTCTCTGTTCTACTCAGTGGTGACTCCGATCTTGAACCCCATTAtctacagcctcaggaacaaggaggtgaaagaTGCCTTGAGGAAAACAGGGATGAAGGTATTTCATCCacaaaaatag
- the LOC101944966 gene encoding olfactory receptor 10C1-like encodes MRPMWVAQTKYAEEEMENDTSMAKFVLLGFSNHPDTNLILFVVFLCIYIITVLGNVLIIIVINVNPTLHTPMYFFLRNLSFLEVCYTSVTLPKMLANLLSEDKTISFAGCAVQMYFFLFFAVTECFLLASMAYDRYSAICNPLRYTAIMDKRVCIQLAMSSWICGILVALGHTTFVFTLPFCGSHMINHFFCEIQPVLKLVCRDTYWNEIQIIVAAAFVLMMPFMLILVSYICIISTILKMQSAEGRRRAFSTCSSHLIVVTLFYGTALIMYVRPKSSFSPDVNKLLSLFYSVVTPILNPIIYSLRNKEVKDALMKTGMKIFHSQK; translated from the exons ATGAGACCAATGTGGGTTGCACAG ACAAAATATGCTGAAGAAGAGATGGAAAATGACACCTCCATGGCCAAATTTGTCCTCCTGGGGTTCTCTAACCACCCAGATACGAATCTCATTCTCTTTGTGGTGTTTCTATGCATTTACATCATCACAGTGCTGGGAAACGTCCTCATCATCATCGTCATAAATGTCAATCCGACCCTTCACACGCCTATGTATTTCTTCCTCAGGAACTTGTCCTTCCTGGAGGTCTGCTACACCTCGGTCACCCTGCCCAAGATGCTGGCCAACCTCCTCTCAGAAGACAAAACCATCTCCTTTGCTGGCTGTGCAGTACAGATGTATTTCTTTCTGTTCTTTGCTGTTACTGAGTGCTTTCTCCTTGCATCTATGGCATATGACCGCTACAGTGCCATATGCAACCCTCTGCGCTACACAGCCATCATGGACAAGAGGGTTTGCATCCAGCTGGCTATGAGCTCATGGATCTGTGGCATCCTGGTGGCCCTGGGGCACACAACGTTTGTCTTCACGCTTCCTTTTTGTGGGTCCCACATGATCAACCACTTCTTTTGTGAGATTCAGCCGGTGCTGAAGCTGGTGTGTAGGGACACCTACTGGAATGAGATCCAGATCATTGTGGCTGCTGCCTTCGTCCTCATGATGCCTTTCATGCTGATCCTGGTCTCCTACATCtgtatcatctccaccatcctgaaaATGCAGTCTGCTGAAGGCAGGCGcagagccttctccacctgctcctcacaCCTCATTGTGGTGACCTTGTTCTACGGGACGGCCCTTATCATGTACGTGCGCCCCAAGTCCAGCTTTTCTCCAGATGTGAACAAGTTACTCTCTCTGTTCTACTCAGTGGTGACTCCGATCTTGAACCCCATTAtctacagcctcaggaacaaggaggtgaaagaTGCCTTGATGAAAACAGGGATGAAGATATTCCATTCACAGAAATAG